One window of the Trifolium pratense cultivar HEN17-A07 linkage group LG2, ARS_RC_1.1, whole genome shotgun sequence genome contains the following:
- the LOC123904987 gene encoding uncharacterized protein LOC123904987, protein MGNIIESFASGFGNSVGNFFTSPLEFLSGNSCSSLCGPTWDLFCYIENFCVANLLKLALVFVLLYIVLLFFYVLYKLGIFRCLCHSACKITWACFSSCFHILEYCCTFLCIKLHNVKRRRRRKVRMGTNQNFYSTTGEEYIDESLSYHFPTSERSRSFSRQRRDYKGCHLRKSLKPKRGHTQVEISRNLSYKNKRNLSIRDQSYTSNANIKHGNYKGTIHDIKVTQTSKFARKGMNHRKKVTRRQKH, encoded by the exons ATGGGCAACATCATTGAATCGTTTGCTTCCGGATTCGGAAATTCTGTTGGAAATTTTTTCACTTCTCCACTTGAATTTCTTTCAGGAAACTCTTGTAG CTCACTATGTGGACCAACATGGGATCTCTTTTGCTATATTGAAAATTTTTGTGTTGCTAATCTATTGAAGCTGGCCTTAGTATTTGTTCTATTGTACATTG ttttGTTGTTCTTCTATGTGCTATATAAATTAGGCATATTTAGATGTCTATGTCATTCTGCTTGCAAAATTACATGGGCATGTTTCTCTTCATGTTTCCACATTTTGGAGTATTGTTGCACTTTCTTATGTATTAAACTACACAATGTCAAGAGGAGGAGAAGAAGAAAGGTTAGAATGGGAACAAATCAAAACTTCTACTCTACAACCGGAGAAGAATACATTGATGAAAGTCTTTCATACCATTTTCCAACATCAGAAAGAAGCCGATCGTTTTCGCGTCAAAGGAGAGACTATAAAGGTTGTCATTTAAGAAAGTCTTTGAAGCCTAAGAGGGGTCACACTCAAGTTGAAATTAGTAGAAATCTTAGTTATAAGAATAAAAGGAATCTTAGTATTAGAGATCAAAGTTACACAAGCAATGCAAATATTAAGCATGGTAATTACAAAGGCACAATTCATGACATTAAGGTAACACAAACATCAAAGTTTGCTAGAAAGGGTATGAATCATAGGAAAAAAGTTACTAGAAGGCAAAAACATTAG
- the LOC123903983 gene encoding uncharacterized protein LOC123903983 isoform X2 encodes MGKEMEEVGKRNTVELFFLSTLILWFASVSFQILLTNRTQLVYIIAGSFFYQSSNSLIRFFSTDPLFVNTSVSLIHSMVTSTSVIFILYREWLSNGSSGMFDHSQLVEGTWPWAFEALCFSCGYFAYDQWDMLHYRLYNGWIPSILVHHLVLLICFTLALYRNVTINYLILTLICEVRRMAGIRNARSIVVKLEWFLNWITFFVARCASHILITAKLIRDAHKFDKGVELPLALFGMAGMNFLNIGLGIDLFKAFKRERKPQQVNHHQHHE; translated from the exons ATGGGGAAGGAGATGGAAGAGGTTGGAAAGCGGAACACAGTTGAGCTATTTTTCTTATCAACTCTCATTCTCTGGTTCGCCTCCGTTTCTTTCCAGATACTTCTCACAAACCGAACCCAACTTGTCTACATCATCGCCGGTTCCTTCTTCTACCAGTCTTCTAACTCCCTTATCCGTTTCTTCTCCACCGATCCTCTCTTCGTTAACACCTCCGTTTCTCTTATCCATTCCATGGTCACTTCCACTTCAG TGATCTTCATCTTGTACAGAGAGTGGTTAAGTAATGGGTCGAGCGGAATGTTTGATCACTCACAGTTGGTTGAAGGTACTTGGCCATGGGCATTTGAAGCATTGTGTTTTTCATGTGGTTACTTTGCATATGATCAGTGGGATATGCTTCATTACCGCTTATATAATGGTTGGATACCTTCTATCCTTGTGCATCATCTGGTTCTCCTTATTTGCTTCACTCTTGCTTTGTATAGAAACGTCACCATCAACTACCTTATTCTCACTCTTATCTGTGAG GTGAGACGAATGGCTGGGATTCGCAATGCAAGGAGCATTGTTGTTAAGCTAGAATGGTTTCTGAATTGGATCACCTTCTTTGTGGCAAGATGTGCATCTCATATTCTCATCACAGCCAAACTCATCAGGGATGCTCACAAATTTGACAAGGGAGTGGAGTTACCACTGGCTCTGTTTGGCATGGCTGGGATGAATTTTCTGAACATTGGTCTTGGCATTGATCTCTTTAAAGCTTTTAAGAGAGAGAGGAAGCCTCAGCAGGttaatcatcatcaacatcatgaATGA
- the LOC123903984 gene encoding E3 ubiquitin ligase BIG BROTHER-related-like, translating into MEREEGKQSSQKNPYTELEEVSSDFILAIGLQEQELERTTFTNLATIESESDEDVTESSFSNDDIGDADFSFSQEFETDLQFLEGEGSNIDDDDDDYDEMEEDEIDPDELSYEELIELGDFIGEEKRGLSPNEISSCLYPYTCKIAERKSGIDRCVICQIEYEDGEALVTLHCDHPYHTDCISKWLQIKKVCPICSNEVSTPNKAKST; encoded by the coding sequence atggAACGCGAGGAGGGAAAACAATCTTCTCAAAAAAATCCTTACACAGAACTTGAGGAAGTTAGCTCCGATTTTATTCTAGCAATTGGTTTGCAAGAACAAGAGTTAGAGAGAACAACATTCACAAACCTAGCAACCATTGAAAGTGAAAGCGACGAAGATGTAACTGAGTCATCTTTTAGCAATGATGATATTGGTGATGCCGATTTTTCATTTAGTCAAGAGTTTGAAACCGATCTTCAATTTCTTGAAGGTGAAGGAAGTAATATTGATGATGACGACGATGACTACGATGAaatggaagaagatgaaattgATCCAGATGAATTATCTTATGAAGAGTTGATTGAGTTAGGAGATTTTATAGGAGAAGAAAAAAGAGGATTATCACCTAATGAAATATCTTCTTGCTTATATCCTTATACTTGCAAAATTGCTGAAAGAAAAAGTGGAATTGATCGTTGTGTGATTTGTCAAATTGAATATGAAGATGGTGAAGCCTTAGTTACACTTCATTGTGATCATCCTTATCATACAGATTGTATAAGCAAATGGCTTCAAATTAAGAAGGTTTGTCCAATTTGTAGCAATGAAGTTTCAACTCCAAACAAGGCTAAGAGCACTTGA
- the LOC123903985 gene encoding NAC domain-containing protein 2-like, whose amino-acid sequence MASELQLPPGFRFHPTDEELVMHYLCRKCTSQPIAVPIIAEIDLYKYDPWDLPGMASYGEKEWYFFSPRDRKYPNGSRPNRAAGSGYWKATGADKPIGHPKPVGIKKALVFYAGKAPKGDKTNWIMHEYRLADVDRSIRKKNSLRLDDWVLCRIYNKKGTIEKQPSSGVVSRKIEHSEFEDKKPEILKRGGGLPPHPPPQTTAGIRDYMYYDNSDSIPKLHTDSSCSEHVVSPEFASEVQSEPKWNEWEKNLEFPFNYVDATLNSGFGSQFQTNNQMSPLQDMFMYLPKSF is encoded by the exons ATGGCATCAGAGCTTCAATTGCCACCGGGCTTCAGATTCCATCCTACGGATGAGGAGCTCGTGATGCACTATCTCTGCCGGAAATGCACTTCTCAACCTATCGCCGTTCCGATCATCGCCGAAATTGATCTCTATAAATATGATCCTTGGGACCTTCCTG GTATGGCTTCTTATGGAGAAAAGGAATGGTACTTTTTCTCGCCACGAGACAGAAAATATCCGAACGGTTCAAGGCCGAACCGGGCGGCTGGGTCTGGATATTGGAAGGCAACCGGGGCGGATAAACCGATAGGTCATCCTAAACCGGTTGGGATCAAAAAAGCGTTGGTGTTTTACGCGGGTAAAGCACCAAAAGGTGATAAAACCAATTGGATTATGCATGAGTATCGTTTGGCTGACGTAGATCGATCCATTCGCAAAAAGAACAGCTTAAgg TTGGATGATTGGGTGCTTTGCCGTATTTACAACAAGAAGGGTACTATCGAGAAACAACCAAGCAGCGGTGTTGTTAGCCGGAAAATTGAACACTCGGAATTTGAAGACAAGAAGCCGGAGATTCTGAAACGTGGAGGCGGTCTTCCACCGCATCCTCCACCACAAACAACAGCGGGAATTAGGGATTACATGTATTATGACAATTCGGATTCTATCCCTAAGCTGCACACCGATTCGAGCTGCTCAGAACACGTGGTGTCACCGGAGTTTGCTAGTGAGGTGCAAAGCGAGCCTAAGTGGAACGAGTGGGAAAAGAACCTTGAATTTCCTTTTAATTACGTGGATGCAACTCTTAACAGTGGTTTTGGATCCCAATTTCAGACCAATAATCAGATGTCTCCTTTGCAGGATATGTTCATGTACCTACCCAAATCCTTTTGA
- the LOC123903986 gene encoding replication factor C subunit 3-like produces the protein MAEDTYPMEIDITDKGKSVFPAGNPSYSGKASLWVEKYRPQSLDDVAAHRDIVDTIDRLTTENRLPHLLLYGPPGTGKTSTILAVARKLYGAQYHNMILELNASDDRGIDVVRQQIQDFASTQSLSFGVKPSVKLVLLDEADAMTKDAQFALRRVIEKYTKSTRFALICNHVNKIIPALQSRCTRFRFAPLDTVHVTERLKHVINAERLDVEDSGLSALVRLSNGDMRKALNILQSTHMASPKITEEAVYLCTGNPLPKDIEQISYWLLNEQYSDSFKRIHDMKTRKGLALIDIVREVTMFVFKIKMPPAVRVQLVNDLADIEYRLSFGCNDKLQLGSVVASFTRARSALVAAAA, from the exons ATGGCGGAAGATACCTATCCTATGGAAATCGACATCACCGATAAGGGCAAATCCGTCTTTCCCGCCGGAAACCCTTCCTACAGCGGCAAGGCTTCTCTCTGGGTCGAAAAGTACCGTCCTCAGTCCCTCGACGACGTCGCTGCTCACCGTGACATTGTCGACACCa TTGATAGATTGACTACTGAGAATAGATTACCGCATCTTTTGTTGTACGGTCCTCCTGGAACGGGAAAAACTTCAACGATTCTGGCCGTGGCGCGGAAATTATATGGCGCGCAATATCATAATATGATTTTGGAGCTTAATGCTTCTGATGATAGAGGAATTGATGTTGTTAGACAGCAGATTCAAGATTTTGCTAGCACTCAGAGCTTATCATTTGG tGTCAAGCCCTCTGTAAAACTGGTCTTGTTAGATGAAGCTGATGCCATGACTAAGGATGCTCAATTCGCATTACGTAGAG TTATTGAGAAATATACAAAGAGCACTAGGTTTGCACTTATCTGTAATCATGTAAACAAGATTATCCCAGCATTGCAATCAAGATGCACCCGGTTTCGGTTTGCCCCTCTTGATACTGTCCATGTTACCGAAAGACTGAAACATGTTATCAATGCTGAAAG GCTTGATGTTGAAGACAGTGGCTTATCTGCTCTTGTTCGGCTTAGCAATGGTGATATGAGAAAGGCATTGAATATTCTTCAG TCAACACATATGGCCTCTCCGAAGATAACAGAAGAAGCTGTTTACCTTTGCACGGGAAATCCATTGCCCAAAGACATTGAGCAAATATCTTACTGGCTTCTAAATGAACAATATTCAGATAGCTTTAAAA GAATACATGATATGAAAACGAGGAAAGGACTGGCTCTGATTGATATTGTAAGAGAAGTGACAAT GTTTGTCTTTAAGATTAAGATGCCTCCAGCCGTTCGAGTGCAGCTGGTGAATGATTTGGCTGACATAGA GTACAGATTAAGTTTTGGGTGCAACGATAAGCTTCAGCTTGGATCAGTTGTTGCTTCATTTACACGTGCTAGATCTGCACTGGTTGCAGCTGCTGCATAA
- the LOC123904988 gene encoding dnaJ homolog subfamily B member 13-like: MNGDDVSDDDQMTSSRSRSRLGIACCLGRHRSVENSRSNSIASTSRNNTTNRKRTNHAKSKSMENFDNTPSTLNSSRSLRKPSHLKSRNGSSRKSTPIMYSNSSGMLKPPPIEKNIECTLEELCYGCTKKIMIRRDVLTDNGGIVQEEELLTINVKPGWTKGTKIKFVGKGNERPNAYSEDIIFSISEKRHQLFRREGNDLELCVEIPLLKALTGGTILVPLLGGENMNLTVDDIIYPGYEKIISDQGMPISSAAGKRGKLIVKFIVEFPTHLSDNQRCDVFSILQNSC; the protein is encoded by the exons ATGAATGGAGATGATGTGAGCGACGATGATCAAATGACAAGTTCAAGATCAAGATCAAGACTAGGAATAGCGTGTTGTTTAGGTAGGCACAGAAGCGTAGAAAATTCACGTTCCAATTCAATAGCTTCTACGTCAAGAAACAACACAACCAACAGAAAAAGGACGAATCACGCCAAAAGCAAGAGCATGgaaaattttgataatactCCTAGTACATTGAACAGCAGTAGAAGTCTTAGAAAACCTTCTCATTTGAAGTCAAGAAATGGTAGCAGTCGTAAGAGTACTCCAATCATGTATTCTAATTCATCAGGGATGCTAAAACCCCCACCAATAGAGAAAAATATTGAATGCACCCTTGAAGAGTTGTGTTATGGTTGCACGAAAAAGATCATGATCAGAAGAGACGTACTCACAGATAACGG GGGTATAGTTCAAGAGGAGGAACTACTAACAATAAATGTAAAACCAGGTTGGACAAAAGGAACAAAGATTAAATTTGTAGGAAAAGGAAATGAGAGACCTAATGCATACTCAGAAGacataatattttctatatctGAGAAAAGACACCAATTATTTAGAAGAGAAGGAAATGATTTAGAATTATGTGTAGAAATTCCCTTACTAAAAGCACTTACTGGTGGTACAATATTAGTGCCATTGTTGGGTGGAGAGAATATGAATTTGACAGTAGATGATATTATATACCCTGGCTATGAGAAGATTATCAGTGATCAAGGTATGCCAATCTCTAGCGCGGCAGGGAAGAGAGGAAAGTTGATagttaaatttattgttgagtTTCCAACACATCTCTCAGATAATCAAAGATGTGATGTTTTTAGTATTTTACAGAATTCTTGTTGA
- the LOC123903983 gene encoding TLC domain-containing protein 2-like isoform X1 encodes MGKEMEEVGKRNTVELFFLSTLILWFASVSFQILLTNRTQLVYIIAGSFFYQSSNSLIRFFSTDPLFVNTSVSLIHSMVTSTSVIFILYREWLSNGSSGMFDHSQLVEGTWPWAFEALCFSCGYFAYDQWDMLHYRLYNGWIPSILVHHLVLLICFTLALYRNVTINYLILTLICELHSIFLHVRKVRRMAGIRNARSIVVKLEWFLNWITFFVARCASHILITAKLIRDAHKFDKGVELPLALFGMAGMNFLNIGLGIDLFKAFKRERKPQQVNHHQHHE; translated from the exons ATGGGGAAGGAGATGGAAGAGGTTGGAAAGCGGAACACAGTTGAGCTATTTTTCTTATCAACTCTCATTCTCTGGTTCGCCTCCGTTTCTTTCCAGATACTTCTCACAAACCGAACCCAACTTGTCTACATCATCGCCGGTTCCTTCTTCTACCAGTCTTCTAACTCCCTTATCCGTTTCTTCTCCACCGATCCTCTCTTCGTTAACACCTCCGTTTCTCTTATCCATTCCATGGTCACTTCCACTTCAG TGATCTTCATCTTGTACAGAGAGTGGTTAAGTAATGGGTCGAGCGGAATGTTTGATCACTCACAGTTGGTTGAAGGTACTTGGCCATGGGCATTTGAAGCATTGTGTTTTTCATGTGGTTACTTTGCATATGATCAGTGGGATATGCTTCATTACCGCTTATATAATGGTTGGATACCTTCTATCCTTGTGCATCATCTGGTTCTCCTTATTTGCTTCACTCTTGCTTTGTATAGAAACGTCACCATCAACTACCTTATTCTCACTCTTATCTGTGAG CTGCATTCCATCTTTTTGCATGTGAGAAAGGTGAGACGAATGGCTGGGATTCGCAATGCAAGGAGCATTGTTGTTAAGCTAGAATGGTTTCTGAATTGGATCACCTTCTTTGTGGCAAGATGTGCATCTCATATTCTCATCACAGCCAAACTCATCAGGGATGCTCACAAATTTGACAAGGGAGTGGAGTTACCACTGGCTCTGTTTGGCATGGCTGGGATGAATTTTCTGAACATTGGTCTTGGCATTGATCTCTTTAAAGCTTTTAAGAGAGAGAGGAAGCCTCAGCAGGttaatcatcatcaacatcatgaATGA